A region of Deinococcus rubellus DNA encodes the following proteins:
- a CDS encoding cytochrome c oxidase subunit 2A — protein sequence MPGPLLENRVSAVSRGAHSSQGGQKPRRGSGPYGTWVVIAVLVLTILMMWFLVLGILEARA from the coding sequence ATGCCGGGGCCGCTGCTGGAAAATCGGGTCTCAGCCGTGAGCCGGGGCGCGCACAGTTCTCAAGGCGGACAAAAGCCTCGCCGGGGCAGCGGACCGTACGGTACCTGGGTCGTCATCGCGGTGCTGGTCCTGACCATTCTGATGATGTGGTTTTTGGTGCTGGGCATTCTGGAGGCGCGGGCCTGA
- a CDS encoding cupredoxin domain-containing protein has product MLDHDRLERAENLWLGVATVMTALLLAGVFVSFLSGTFPQLKGGHAGDAGRQVDPTNLAVTPFATPGLRPSAAGTPADLYIVAKAFSFEPAVVRVPAGQPLSINVTSQDVIHGFYVEGSNINIEVIPGQVATFRHTFTRPGTYNVVCNEYCGIGHQNMVTRFVVTAPENK; this is encoded by the coding sequence ATGCTCGACCATGACCGTTTGGAGCGGGCGGAGAACCTCTGGCTCGGCGTGGCCACCGTCATGACCGCGCTGCTGCTGGCCGGGGTGTTCGTCAGCTTTCTGTCCGGTACCTTTCCGCAACTCAAGGGCGGCCACGCCGGTGACGCGGGCCGCCAGGTGGACCCCACCAACCTGGCGGTGACGCCGTTCGCCACGCCGGGACTGCGTCCGAGTGCGGCGGGCACGCCAGCCGATCTCTATATCGTCGCCAAGGCGTTCAGCTTCGAGCCAGCGGTGGTGCGCGTTCCGGCAGGCCAGCCGCTCAGCATCAACGTGACCTCGCAGGACGTGATTCACGGCTTTTACGTCGAGGGCAGCAATATCAACATCGAGGTGATTCCGGGGCAGGTGGCGACCTTCCGCCATACCTTCACCCGCCCCGGCACCTACAACGTCGTCTGCAACGAGTACTGCGGTATCGGTCACCAGAACATGGTGACGCGCTTCGTCGTGACTGCGCCGGAGAACAAATGA